The Coccidioides posadasii str. Silveira chromosome 2, complete sequence genomic interval ATTATCTGACTCCCACAACGCTATTTACCTCTCAGTTGTCTCCTTCGACATGATAAAACCATTCACACGGCACCGAAAGTTGGAAGCTTCACATGGTCATACTAGATCCCATGATTAGCAGGACAACAATATCAATAGCTCTTCCGCCTGCCGGAGCAATCTTCACATAATCCAGTCCATTGTGCAAGGTACTCCCCAGAAATTGTGCAGCCCCTCCAGTACAAGGAACAACGTCGAATTTGGCCTGTGCAATACTTGCACCTGCAAATGAAGCATCTCGCAAAGACAATTAGACACATGGTGGATAACTATACAAACATCAGTTAACCTTCACGTCCAGAATAGTAAGTGCACTTACCTTGAGGTgttggttggttggttggttggttggttggATAGATATGTTTGTGGTGCTTGCAACAGTACGGCTGAATGGTCTGAAAGCTTGCCAGGCTTCAAAAAGAATGGCTCTGGAGGCAAGAGCGCGGTATTGTTTGGGTTGTGAAGACATATTACATCCACACAATCCCGGAACTGCGTATTTATACCTGGGACTTCGTTGAGGGCATCACAGAGACTTTTAGCACAGCCCAGACGAGAGCATGAGACCGGGTTGTGCCACTGCGGCACTGTCAGCCAGTTTTGGCATTTCATAAAGACTGAGAGAGTCGGATTGCCAGCTCACTGCTGTTTCTATGCCCTGGTGTTTGGCTGAGATAGCCGCATTGTGGAGGATCATCTCACAGAAAGAGTGGTGTTTCTGCTCTTTGGATCATTCAGTATTTAGTGGCATCAGCTAGACCTTGGATTGGTGAAATTTCAAAGCTGATTCCATCGATCCTGATTGATAACAACTATGCTAGGAGGAGGATGCTAAAACTGACGCTGTGTTCTAGGAGCGTATAAGCATCTGAACATTGCAAATGCTTCAATCCCCCGCAAGGCAGGAGTTTTTCATGCGCAGTGGCTAATGGGGCGTGTCTTTACCCCCGGTTAAGAGCCATGTGACCAGTTTGCGACTCGGTTCTGCGCCGCGAGGTTGGACATCATCAGAAAACACTCGGGTATATCTCTTTGAGAAATAGCGTGAGGCTCCGGTTCAAGCATTATGTTGACGGTGATGTTAAAAAGAGATCTAAGCCCAGCGGAGAGAAGTCATTGGTATCAAGTGTTAATTCTCCTGCTTGCTCCGACGTATTCTGTTGGCTGGGGCTTTCAAGTGCATTTAGGATGGTCCGCAGGTCTTCTCAATAACGGAATGCGGCCAACTGCTGCCTCCGGAATATGAGCTGGGACAATAGATTTCTGCCTTGCTAGTTCGGCTAAATTCCCAATTGGTAGCTTTCTTTTCGCCGTCAAATGTTTGCTGGGATATCGACTTTTAACTTCTGCTCTATTCGGGTCTGCCATTTTTTCATTGAGGCAAAGCACAGCCGTATGATAACTATGCACAAATTTCCGACAGACAGCCTCGGAGCTTTGTGGCAATCACATATAGCTTTTTCAGCCTCGTTCAGGGGTAGTCGGAGTTTTGAGGTTTTGTTTGTGTGGATGACAGCAGCCAAACAAATTAGTTATGTGTGGTGCTGGCTGACTGCAGCAAACTCTCTGTCTCTTAGCCAGGGAATTAATGGAAACTGTCAAGAATGTGTGGAGGCTTCTGCCAAATTTCTTGCGATGCGAAGGGACTTGCTGTCATGTGTTAAATACCCCTGGCATGGCTGGTGGTCATGATTGGACCACATTCTCCAAAGGGAAATCCAACTTGCTTCAGCCACACCCTAGTCTCCTCGCCGTAAGATTGTGTTGTTTTCGCCATCTTGCACGATGGGATCAAATGTCGAATCAGAGTCACACAACAACAGGCACTCAGGCAACGTTCACGCAGTCATTCGCTCGTCACATGTAGTCGTGACTTGAAAGAAGTTGCGAGATATACAGAGGACAGGCATGTGTGCTCACACATCATATGCACCTATGCGTGATTTACAACCTCATAGCAAAGCCGGCTAACAAGTGCTGTGGAATTAGGGCTTAAATGCTATGACTGAAAAATACTCATATAATGGTTTTAAGTACGATAGATCGTAATGCGATgctgtaaaaaaaaaaaaaaaaaaaggaagaagaagatgatgtgAAGCATTATTGCTGAGTTTGCTTCTCAGCCGATTTCGGCCTCAGGGCCTTCTTAAAACACTTATATAATACAACATATATGGTCCATCAAGCTACAAGAGGGCGAACAGCAAAACAAGAGACAAGAGACAAGAGCTTAGACATGAATTCATCACTAAGAACAATTCTATCAGGGCCCGGCCACGCTGAACCGGTGCTTGTTTTCGTCAAACCAAGCTGCATCATGGGCGAGAACCACTTCTACATCTCCCATATGCTTGAGCTTCCTTACCCGTCCTACATGCGCTCCAGCAGCAGCTTTATCTGCATGCGCGCATTTGGGACGTCCGGTATAGGGGTCGGGATATACGGCAAAATTATGGGTTCCCTCCAGAATGCGGACATCGTGAGCAGTATCACCGGCAAGATACATCCATTTATCCGGTTGAACGCGAAGTAGGAGGTTGATGTGGCCGGTCAGATGGCCTGGAGAGTCGACTATAAACATGGACGCGTCACCGAAGTAGTCCCTAGCCGCGGAGAATGGACCTAGGGGTTTCCAGAACTGATTACTTGCACCCGCCGTCGAAGAAGGAGAGGGTAATTCAACAACCTGATCTGGTGGAAACAGTCTCGAATCGAAATGCGAATGTGGATCATCGGGATAGGATTTTGGACCACGGAGAAGGTTTCCTGCCCCAGGGCCGATAACGAATTTCGTTTTAGGCCCGAACCGTGATGGGTCACCGATATGGTCGTAGTGAAGATGGGAGAACATCACGATGTCAACGTCGGTGGCTGGGTCGATACCCGCTTTGGCGAGACTGTCGAATGTGTCTTCCTTGACAACGACCGGGATAACGGTTTTTAATCGTTCATAGACGCTTGGGGTATAGTTTTGAATGTCCCTTCGTAAACCCAGGTCGAAAATTATTTTGGTGTTTGTTGGACGGTGCGTTATCAGCCATGACATGGAAGGGCATACTAGAATTTCTTCTGCACTGGCTCCCTCGACGAAGAGATTTCCTGGGAGGTGAAGGTAGCCGCCGGAGAGCAGCGAAAGCGAGACAACTGCTTGGTTTTCTACCGGGGCTGGTAAGGATAAGCTGGCATTCGATGAGCCCGCCATATTTGGATTGTATCAATCCGTCGAAGCTGAGGTTGGACAGGAAAGGAGTCGTCCTTCTTTGGAGAACATCTTACAGTCCGAAATACATAGTCTATCACACCAATTAGTTAAGTTCGGTCAACAGAGAAAGCAGTCCCAAGCACGAGAATCCAACGTCGATGTAGGCGGGCCGTGATTCTCCGTCGGGGTACGGAGAAGAGTTAAGCTAGTCAACTCCTCTGTATCCCCACTGCTCACAGTTATCAACCCAACCCACTGACTTACAATTTCCAAACCGTCATTAGAGCAGCATCACATACGCCAAGCTCTCCTTTCTCCTCTTGAACATCATAAATCCGGTTTGCTGCATGAAACAGTGTCACTTATGGTGGTGTCAGGACAGACAAAATTGTGAGCAGGACAATGTCAGTGATCACTATACCGTTATCGGGATTATTGACTGGGAGCTTGGCACCTTTTATCTCGAGTACGATGAATGCATTGTTCTGACACGTACGTTATGCCTGGCGGCTGTATTTGCCGGAAATCATCTCGACATTACAATTTCCTGTGTATTGGCTGCTTGATCGACTTTGGGGAATTCATCTCATGCTGCACCTATACCTGGAAAGTGAAAATTTCCCCTTCAACGTGAAATCAGAGACTGTCTAGAATGGAAAACTATCaagtatacggagtagtcagGAGGCAACTATTTCCTATGATATCAACCTCTTCATAATTACACTTTCCGACCCGTGCTTAAAACGGGCAAGCGGCAAGATTTATCTCCCAGGGCTGCTAGGTGTGAAAATTGCGACTCCTTGTATATAGGCACCTACTTTCAGGCTCGCGGTGAGGATTGTTCGTACTCCATATAAAGTACGCCTCTGTTGATTCTTTTGCTTATGAGCCACACTCTGGACTCCATGGCTGTGGTGATGCCTTTGAACGGGCCGCACGCATCAAGGCGAAGCTCCTTGACCCTTCCTCACAGACTTCCCCAAGTGCATTGCCATTATCCTACTGTCATCACACGACAGGCTAGGCCACGTCCCAGTCGATGCCATGCCTGGAATGTATAACATGAATACTACGCGAAAAGGGCCAAATATGGTTACCCACGGGGTCTTGGAGCAGGAACCGCAGGCGCCTGCTCTGCAAGGAATTGCACGTTTGTGTACTCTGTGGAATCTTTGTTTCCCCGTGTTGGCTTTGACAGCAATGTTCTCGTCGCACTTAACGACAACTCCGACAGGGCGTGGCCGTAGTTTTGGAACCCCAAGGGAGCTGTTTCAATGACACGAGGAGTGCCCCCGGGTCGCTCAACTTGTCATTCAATAACCCTTAAATACCGTGCAAACAACGCAGTCACCTCAGGTAAAGAGATGAGCACTGTAGCGGTCTCGGCAAATCCAATGTGTGTGCGAAAGTCAAGAGCatcccctttttcttttcttttttttttttttttttcggagCCAATTTTCCTGTAGACGACGCAACTGGAGGTAACCCTAATCAGTGACATAGTCTGGATAACCTTGAGCCGTAGGGTCATTCTAGCCCATCCCTTGGTGATGGCCTAAACTCCGTCGCCGGACGCACAGTTTGGTTGGTGCGGAGGAGTTCACTCCCGGACCACGGAGTAGATCCAGTTGGTTCACCGCACGGCAGGCGGAACCTTTTCCCCCGTCCGGCCTCGCTGAGGCTGGTCGCCATGCGGGGCCGAGACTCTAGTCTTATCCAAATACCATTCGAGTCGATACTGCGGGGAGCTCGAGAGAAACCGGAGATAATTCCTCCAGAGAATATCGAGATATATTTGCCGAGCGTGTAACTGCGGTTTCCGATAGATGTGCGTCCAATCCTTTTTGTGTTTTGCATGTTTATTGCCGATTTTCTAGATATAGTCATGGCTGACCGTTTGCTCAAGAAGATTCCCTACACTGTGAGTTCCGCCGATGCTCTGACATTCAATGCGCTCAGAGATCTTACCTGAGACTGTTGTATTTTCACCCTTAGTTTAAAGATCCCTCCCTTCTCGATACCCGGTCCCTTATCGGAGGAAAATGGGTCGAGGCTAGGAGCGGAAAAACATTCCCAGTCTTTGGTTAGTGCCCATCGATTGAGAAGAAAACCAGGTTATAGTGCTAATCAAGCTAATCGCAGACCCCGAGGACAACAAGGAGGTTTGCCAAGTTACCGATCTTGATATCGACGATGTGTGTGCTGCGATCGATGCCGCCTCCGAAGCCTTTAAGACCTTCAAGAACGCTCCCCACCGCGAACGGAGATGGCTCATGCGCCGATGGGCAGACCTGATCAAGGAAAACAAGGATGATCTTGCCGCCATCTGTACATTGGAGCTGGGGAAGCCATTTACGGAATCCCTGGTTACAGTAAAGTACGGCACAGATTTCTTGGACTGGTTTGAGGGCGAAATCGAGCGAGTCTACGGAGAGACAATTCCCGCTGCAAGGGGAAATAATCGaattttcaccatcaagCAACCCCAGGGCGTCGTCGCCGCTATCACGCCATGGAACTCTCCCATTGCTATGGTGACGAGGAAGGTCGGTGCTGCTATTGCTGCCGGTAATACTGTCATTTGCAAGCCAGCTCCCGAGACACCCCTCTGTGCCATTGCAGTTGCGAAGCTCTTTGAACGTGCGGGTGGACCACCGGGCGTGCTGAATATTATTACCAGTAGTCCTGAGACTACTCCCGCTGTCGGAGCGGAATTATGCTCTAATAAACTCATTCGTCACCTTAGCTTTACGGGGTCAACAGCGATTGGTAGATACCTGCACACCGAATGTTCCAAGACCTTTAAGAAAACGAGTATGGAACTTGGAGGCAATGCAcccttcatcatcttcgaGGACGCAAATATCGATAAAGCTGTCGATGGTGAGTATAGGTCTCGTAACAGCGGATTTCTCGTGAGAGTTTACCTAACGTCGTGTATAGGGCTAATATCTTCGAAATTCCGTTCCTCGGGTCAAACTTGTGTTTGCGCAAACAGGATCTTTGTTCATTCCTCTATAATATCCCAATTTGCTTCCCGTCTCCACACACGTCTCGGGGAGACGTTCACCTACGGCTCTGTCTGGGATCGTAACGTTAACTTTGGCCCACTTTATTCCCCGAAGGCCTTCGATAAGCTCACCAGGCAAACCAAAGACGCTCTCGAACGTGGTGGTGAGCTTATCGGCGAGGATCCTGCTAAACTCCAGGCCCAGTATGGTCCGAATTTCTACCCGCCAACCGTTGTCACAAATGCCAATAAAGATATGTTGTTCATGAAGGAAGAGACATTTGGCCCGCTTGCATTTTTAGTTCCTTTTGAAACCGAGGAAGAGGCCGTTGCCATGGCGAATAATGTAGATGCGGGTCTCGCATCATACTTTTATACGGAGGACATCAGCAGGATGTACCGCGTCAGTGAGGCCTTGGAATCCGGTATGGTAGGATGCAGAGTGGGTTTGATTAGTGCATGCGAGCAACCATTCGGGGGAATCAAGGATAGTGGCATGGGAAGAGAAGGAGGAAAGGGTGCGCTGGACGAGTATTTAAATATCAAGAGTGTGACCGTTGGTATTTGATGaaatgtacagtacatactCTGCACCAGATCGAAAAACAAAGCGCTTCTAGTTTCTCATTTACTTCTCCGTTTTTCTTGCAAGTCACGATGTATACATCCTGTTGACAATAATTTCTCCGCGGGGTTCTCAAAGCATGGGTGCATTGTCACACACTGTTTGCTAAACTACCAGTAAAAATGTAAGGATCACTTTCGAAACTCAAGAGCAGATCGAATTCTGTCTATATGCAACTGACATCTTCCATGCAAGTTTATATACATAACGAATTAAAACAGAATTATAAACCCAGCATGTCTGAAACATTTAACCAGTTCTTTTTATTACAACCTCGCTCTATCCACCACGGACTGCCGACTAACTCTTGCAGCAGCAGCTGCTCCAGCTCTCCGGCCAAACACGGCACCGGCAGTTAAACCGCTACCACCAGGATAGTTGCCATAGAACAAGCCTCCCAGCATCTCTCCAACGCAATATAATCCAGGAATCTCCTTGTTTGACGCTGAAGAGATCACAGCAGCCGTTTGTGGGTTTACCGCCAATCCACCAAAAGTGAAGGTGATGCCGCAAGACACCTTGACTGCAAGGAAAGGGCCCTTATCTAATGGCAGCGCCCAATTCGTTTTCGCAAGTGCAAGTCCTCCGTTACGAGACTGTGTAGATAGTCTGTCTTTGACTGCAGGGTTCCATTTCGCGTTCGGATTCTGCCTGCGATTCTGATAGACTGCTTCATTGTAGTCCGAAATGGTCTTGACAAAGTTCTCCTTATTGTGTAGGCCGC includes:
- a CDS encoding uncharacterized protein (EggNog:ENOG410PGD4~COG:S) codes for the protein MAGSSNASLSLPAPVENQAVVSLSLLSGGYLHLPGNLFVEGASAEEILVCPSMSWLITHRPTNTKIIFDLGLRRDIQNYTPSVYERLKTVIPVVVKEDTFDSLAKAGIDPATDVDIVMFSHLHYDHIGDPSRFGPKTKFVIGPGAGNLLRGPKSYPDDPHSHFDSRLFPPDQVVELPSPSSTAGASNQFWKPLGPFSAARDYFGDASMFIVDSPGHLTGHINLLLRVQPDKWMYLAGDTAHDVRILEGTHNFAVYPDPYTGRPKCAHADKAAAGAHVGRVRKLKHMGDVEVVLAHDAAWFDENKHRFSVAGP
- a CDS encoding uncharacterized protein (EggNog:ENOG410Q5J0~COG:E), coding for MADRLLKKIPYTFKDPSLLDTRSLIGGKWVEARSGKTFPVFDPEDNKEVCQVTDLDIDDVCAAIDAASEAFKTFKNAPHRERRWLMRRWADLIKENKDDLAAICTLELGKPFTESLVTVKYGTDFLDWFEGEIERVYGETIPAARGNNRIFTIKQPQGVVAAITPWNSPIAMVTRKVGAAIAAGNTVICKPAPETPLCAIAVAKLFERAGGPPGVLNIITSSPETTPAVGAELCSNKLIRHLSFTGSTAIGRYLHTECSKTFKKTSMELGGNAPFIIFEDANIDKAVDGLISSKFRSSGQTCVCANRIFVHSSIISQFASRLHTRLGETFTYGSVWDRNVNFGPLYSPKAFDKLTRQTKDALERGGELIGEDPAKLQAQYGPNFYPPTVVTNANKDMLFMKEETFGPLAFLVPFETEEEAVAMANNVDAGLASYFYTEDISRMYRVSEALESGMVGCRVGLISACEQPFGGIKDSGMGREGGKGALDEYLNIKSVTVGI